A portion of the Limosilactobacillus reuteri genome contains these proteins:
- a CDS encoding NFACT RNA binding domain-containing protein: MSFDGLFTHAIVHELDQKLTTGRVAKVSQPYPAELIITIRAHRHNYPLLISANPTYPRIQITEIPYKNPAVPTNFTMTMRKYLEGAIVNKIEQVDNDRIIKITFDTRDELGDSQQLVLVSEIMARHSNISLVNLKTDKIIDTIKHVGSDQNRVRLLLPGATFVMPPKQDKVNPYLPNQVYSDLVRQTNDEAELSHQLQQHYQGFGKDSARKLAAELLQSDNLPTTYQQFLNHFENPEPVLITRSNGKTQFAVFSPLNIDGELQHFDSLSALLDAFYANKAEQDRSKELAGQVLKVLKNELKKDRRKVKKLQQQLQDAATADQYRICGEILTTYLSKLTPGMKEIELPNFYDDNKPLKIKLAPELSPSRNAQKYFTKYNKLKTSVEYVKEQLKLTNDEIKYFENIENQIKLAAPADIQEIKLELQEQGYIKKKKSGKKQRKVKVSAPEEFHTSDGTTVLVGKNNLQNDRLSFKIANKNEIWLHVKDIPGSHVVIRSTTPSEDTILEAAQLAAYFSKGRDSDNVPVDYLPVKRLHKPNGAKPGFVIFTGQKTLYVTPHKLSN; encoded by the coding sequence ATGTCTTTTGACGGCTTGTTTACTCATGCAATTGTCCATGAGCTAGATCAAAAATTAACTACTGGTCGGGTAGCCAAAGTTAGTCAACCTTACCCTGCAGAATTAATCATTACGATCCGTGCCCATCGACACAATTATCCATTACTCATTTCTGCTAATCCAACATACCCACGAATCCAAATTACTGAGATCCCCTATAAAAATCCAGCAGTTCCAACTAATTTTACAATGACGATGCGGAAATACCTTGAAGGCGCAATCGTCAATAAAATTGAACAAGTTGATAATGATCGGATTATCAAAATTACCTTTGACACTCGTGATGAATTAGGCGATAGTCAACAACTAGTCCTTGTGAGTGAGATTATGGCCCGGCATAGTAATATCTCCCTCGTTAATCTTAAGACGGACAAAATTATTGACACCATTAAGCATGTTGGCTCAGATCAAAACCGAGTTCGCTTGTTATTGCCAGGTGCAACCTTTGTTATGCCACCAAAGCAAGATAAAGTTAACCCTTACTTACCAAACCAGGTCTACTCTGACCTTGTAAGGCAAACTAATGACGAAGCAGAATTAAGTCATCAGTTACAGCAACATTATCAAGGATTTGGCAAAGACTCCGCGCGGAAATTAGCTGCAGAATTACTGCAAAGTGATAATTTACCAACTACCTATCAGCAATTTCTTAATCACTTTGAAAATCCAGAGCCAGTATTAATCACCCGCTCTAATGGAAAGACCCAATTTGCTGTGTTCTCTCCATTAAATATTGATGGTGAGTTGCAACATTTCGACTCCCTCTCTGCCCTTCTCGATGCCTTCTATGCCAATAAAGCAGAGCAGGATCGTTCCAAAGAATTAGCTGGGCAAGTGTTAAAAGTACTGAAGAATGAGCTAAAAAAAGATCGGCGAAAAGTAAAAAAACTGCAACAACAATTACAAGATGCAGCAACTGCAGATCAGTACCGAATTTGTGGTGAGATCCTTACTACCTATCTTAGTAAATTAACTCCCGGAATGAAAGAAATCGAACTTCCTAACTTTTATGATGATAATAAGCCACTGAAAATCAAGCTTGCTCCAGAATTATCACCATCGCGCAACGCCCAAAAGTACTTTACTAAGTATAATAAGCTCAAAACCTCTGTTGAGTATGTAAAAGAACAGCTGAAACTGACAAATGATGAAATCAAATACTTTGAAAACATTGAAAATCAGATTAAATTAGCTGCTCCCGCTGATATTCAAGAGATCAAACTGGAATTACAAGAGCAAGGTTATATTAAAAAGAAGAAAAGCGGAAAAAAGCAACGAAAAGTTAAGGTAAGTGCTCCAGAAGAATTTCATACTAGTGATGGCACCACAGTTCTAGTAGGTAAAAACAACCTACAAAATGACCGTCTTAGCTTTAAGATTGCTAATAAAAATGAAATCTGGTTACATGTTAAAGATATCCCAGGTTCTCACGTGGTAATCCGCTCAACAACCCCATCTGAAGATACGATTCTTGAAGCCGCACAGTTAGCAGCATACTTCTCTAAAGGTCGCGATTCAGATAATGTGCCCGTTGATTATCTTCCTGTCAAGCGACTTCATAAGCCAAACGGAGCTAAACCTGGATTTGTTATTTTTACAGGTCAGAAAACACTTTATGTAACACCACATAAGCTTTCTAACTAA
- a CDS encoding class Ib ribonucleoside-diphosphate reductase assembly flavoprotein NrdI → MDNKRIKIVYMSFSGNVRSFTHRIQEYVTQQHHLNNENPLIDLLEISEETLPTESDSKFFVLLPTYMIGGSRFTPTLTEILTTPMHDYLESYDNVKRCAGIIGSGNLTLGKMYVITAKTYAKEYGLPLLDAFESRGTTRDIERIYKILTDKANKDSLM, encoded by the coding sequence ATGGATAATAAGAGAATAAAAATTGTATATATGTCGTTTTCTGGGAATGTACGATCATTTACCCATCGGATTCAAGAATACGTAACGCAACAGCATCATTTAAATAATGAAAATCCTTTAATCGATTTATTGGAGATTTCAGAGGAGACACTTCCGACCGAAAGCGATAGTAAATTTTTTGTTTTGCTACCAACATATATGATCGGTGGAAGTAGATTTACACCGACGTTAACGGAAATCTTAACAACGCCAATGCACGATTATTTGGAAAGTTATGATAATGTTAAACGTTGTGCAGGAATAATTGGCAGCGGGAACTTAACCTTAGGGAAGATGTATGTAATAACTGCCAAGACATACGCTAAGGAATACGGTTTGCCTTTATTGGACGCATTTGAATCTCGTGGCACCACCCGGGATATTGAACGCATTTACAAAATATTAACTGATAAAGCAAATAAGGATTCATTAATGTAG
- a CDS encoding THUMP domain-containing class I SAM-dependent RNA methyltransferase, with protein sequence MQTYQLIATAAAGIEALVGKELRDLGYEVKVENGRVRFQGTMKDVIRTNLWLRTADRVKIVVGEFDARSFEELFDRTEDIAWEDLLPIDANFPVEGKSHNSQLHNVPSVQAITKKAIVQRLSNAYHRRTRLAETGATYPLEVAINKDHVLLTLDTSGEGLFKRGYRKNKGGAPLKENMAATLVMLAHWFPDNPFVDPVCGSGTIPIEAALYGHNIAPGINRSFISEQWVNLVPDGLSDEVRDEADSLANYDIELDIYGYDIDQNMIDIAQENSRAAGLTHDITFKQLAVKDWQTSEVNGVIVANPPYGERLSDKESVHELYRQMGELYRPLTTWSKYILTADMEFEKYYGAPATKRRKLYNGALRTDLYQYWGKKDRSKIKTLK encoded by the coding sequence GTGCAAACATATCAGTTAATTGCTACTGCTGCTGCAGGTATTGAAGCATTAGTAGGAAAAGAACTAAGAGACCTTGGCTATGAAGTCAAAGTAGAAAATGGTCGAGTGCGTTTTCAAGGGACAATGAAGGATGTCATTCGGACTAATCTTTGGCTACGAACAGCAGACCGCGTAAAGATTGTTGTTGGTGAATTCGATGCTCGGTCTTTTGAAGAATTGTTTGATCGTACTGAAGACATCGCATGGGAAGATTTGTTACCAATTGACGCAAATTTCCCAGTAGAAGGAAAAAGTCATAATTCACAATTGCATAATGTCCCAAGTGTTCAAGCAATCACTAAAAAGGCGATTGTTCAACGTCTCAGTAATGCATACCATCGGCGGACTCGTTTAGCCGAAACTGGTGCCACTTACCCGTTAGAGGTAGCGATTAATAAAGACCATGTTCTTCTTACATTAGATACTAGTGGAGAGGGGCTTTTTAAGCGTGGATATCGTAAAAATAAAGGTGGAGCACCGTTGAAGGAAAATATGGCCGCCACCTTGGTAATGCTGGCTCACTGGTTCCCGGATAATCCATTTGTCGATCCTGTATGTGGTTCGGGAACGATTCCAATCGAAGCAGCATTATACGGTCATAATATTGCGCCGGGTATCAACCGTTCATTTATTAGTGAACAATGGGTTAACTTAGTTCCAGATGGTTTATCTGATGAAGTTCGGGATGAAGCCGATTCCTTAGCAAATTATGATATTGAACTAGATATCTACGGATATGATATTGACCAAAACATGATTGATATTGCTCAAGAAAATTCTCGTGCGGCAGGTTTAACTCATGATATTACGTTTAAGCAATTGGCCGTAAAAGACTGGCAAACAAGCGAAGTTAATGGAGTTATCGTTGCTAACCCGCCATATGGTGAACGGCTAAGTGATAAGGAATCAGTTCATGAACTTTACCGGCAGATGGGTGAGTTATATCGTCCATTAACCACATGGAGTAAATATATTTTGACGGCTGATATGGAATTTGAAAAGTATTATGGAGCACCCGCCACAAAGCGTCGTAAACTTTATAATGGTGCCTTACGAACAGATCTCTATCAATATTGGGGCAAAAAAGATCGTTCCAAGATCAAAACCCTTAAATAG
- a CDS encoding DegV family protein — translation MKIAVVTDSTAYLSPEEAAANNIHVVPIPVTLDGQTYREGVDISTSDFYEKMANSSSFPTTSQTPIGQLMEVYQGLADDGYDAVISIHLTRAITGYLDTVEQLAEQMKDTIKIVPIDSHLTVKMMGYLALEAAKLASEGDDLDDIVKKVKEYRDTFNNVFVVDDLQNLVRGGRLSNASAFVGSILKIKPLLTMHTPTHAIEAFEKVRSMKKAKLRCEQIFDEDIAKLDYPVRAMVVHANAPEEGQKWLDKLQSDHPDISFELSYFGPVIGSHLGQGALALAWMQDTAKKPLA, via the coding sequence ATGAAAATTGCTGTTGTTACTGACAGCACTGCCTACCTTTCTCCTGAAGAGGCGGCGGCTAATAATATTCATGTTGTTCCAATCCCAGTGACATTGGATGGTCAAACATACCGTGAAGGTGTTGATATTTCCACCAGTGATTTTTATGAAAAGATGGCAAATTCAAGCTCTTTTCCAACGACTTCCCAAACGCCAATCGGCCAATTGATGGAAGTCTACCAAGGATTAGCTGATGATGGGTATGATGCTGTGATTAGCATTCATTTAACACGGGCTATTACAGGATATTTGGATACTGTTGAGCAACTTGCTGAGCAGATGAAGGATACAATCAAGATCGTACCAATTGATTCCCACTTAACAGTTAAAATGATGGGATACTTAGCCTTAGAAGCAGCTAAATTAGCTAGTGAAGGCGATGATTTAGATGATATTGTTAAAAAGGTAAAAGAATATCGTGATACCTTTAATAATGTATTTGTGGTTGATGACTTGCAAAACCTTGTTCGTGGTGGTCGTTTATCAAACGCCTCTGCATTTGTAGGCTCAATTTTGAAAATCAAACCCCTCTTGACTATGCATACTCCAACGCATGCCATTGAAGCGTTTGAAAAGGTGCGGTCAATGAAAAAGGCAAAACTTCGCTGTGAACAAATCTTTGATGAGGATATTGCCAAACTTGACTATCCAGTTAGAGCAATGGTTGTTCATGCGAATGCTCCAGAAGAAGGCCAAAAGTGGCTTGATAAACTTCAATCGGATCATCCTGATATTTCATTTGAGTTGAGTTACTTTGGTCCGGTAATTGGCTCCCACTTAGGACAAGGAGCCCTAGCCTTAGCATGGATGCAAGACACAGCAAAGAAGCCTTTAGCATGA
- a CDS encoding HD domain-containing protein: MMKQAQQLTAIKEYTIQKLGQDKTGHGIDHINRVVKMSKRLAMGEKVDPFLPIVAAYLHDTIDEKLVDNVEAAKQELVDYLKQNDFSDEEVKIIMDVINNISFAYTLDKEEVKLSIIGQIVRDADWLDAIGAIGITRAIYYGGGHHEKIYDPAIKPRHNMSREEYRNLANETIINHFDEKLLHLKDMMNTETAKKIANHRQQVMLDFLDEFHAEWDAKM, from the coding sequence ATGATGAAACAAGCGCAACAATTAACTGCCATTAAAGAGTACACCATTCAAAAATTAGGTCAAGACAAGACTGGTCATGGGATAGACCATATTAACCGCGTAGTGAAAATGAGTAAACGGTTAGCTATGGGCGAAAAAGTTGACCCATTTTTGCCGATTGTAGCGGCCTACCTTCACGATACAATTGATGAGAAATTAGTTGACAACGTTGAAGCAGCTAAACAAGAATTAGTTGATTACTTAAAGCAAAATGACTTTAGTGATGAAGAAGTCAAAATAATTATGGATGTCATCAATAATATTTCTTTTGCCTATACTTTAGATAAAGAGGAAGTCAAACTCTCCATCATTGGACAAATAGTACGTGATGCCGACTGGTTAGATGCAATCGGCGCAATTGGCATTACCCGGGCAATCTATTATGGAGGTGGTCATCATGAAAAAATATACGATCCGGCTATTAAGCCTCGTCATAATATGTCCCGGGAAGAATATCGTAATTTAGCAAATGAAACTATCATTAATCACTTTGATGAAAAGCTCTTACACCTAAAGGACATGATGAACACTGAAACTGCCAAGAAAATTGCAAATCACCGTCAACAAGTAATGCTCGATTTTCTTGACGAGTTTCACGCCGAATGGGACGCAAAGATGTAA
- a CDS encoding carbamoyl phosphate synthase small subunit — protein MTARYLIFEDGSIFAGEGFGSPAVTFGEVVFNTSMTGYQEIITNQVYNNQIVVFTQPNIGSYGIQRNIYESIVPTIKGIIVRSLADAGTNDNGRQLTLDKYLQQMNIPGITNIDTRAVVHKLRKAGKPLKGSIVPVPDDHAFDQLHATVLTNQQVAQVSTPKPYPNPGIGLSVVVIDFGLKNGILRELSRRKCNITVLPYTATAEEILRLDPDGVVLSSGPGNPNNVRKSVLEMIRNVQTKVPMFAIGLGHELFGIANGANVQQIPVEHHGMNHPIHEIITDHIIYATQAEGYLINRNSVDRSQLFITYVDMLDNSVQGLRHRRYPAFSVQFFPDGAPGPDETDGLFDEFIDTMNRRGDRH, from the coding sequence GTGACAGCACGATACCTAATATTTGAAGATGGCTCAATTTTCGCTGGCGAAGGTTTTGGTTCACCAGCTGTTACTTTTGGTGAGGTTGTTTTTAATACCAGTATGACTGGTTACCAAGAAATCATCACTAATCAGGTTTACAATAACCAAATTGTCGTTTTTACCCAGCCAAATATTGGAAGTTATGGGATTCAACGTAATATCTATGAATCAATTGTACCGACAATTAAAGGAATTATTGTTCGTTCACTTGCTGATGCTGGAACTAATGATAACGGACGCCAATTGACTCTTGATAAATACCTTCAACAAATGAACATTCCGGGAATCACTAATATTGATACACGGGCAGTAGTTCATAAATTAAGAAAAGCTGGAAAACCATTAAAGGGAAGCATTGTTCCAGTTCCAGATGACCACGCTTTTGACCAGCTTCATGCGACTGTTTTAACGAACCAGCAAGTTGCTCAAGTCTCTACTCCTAAACCATATCCTAATCCCGGAATTGGGTTAAGTGTTGTTGTGATTGACTTTGGATTAAAGAACGGAATATTACGGGAATTGAGTCGACGAAAATGTAATATTACTGTCTTACCATATACTGCAACGGCTGAAGAAATATTACGGTTAGATCCTGATGGGGTTGTACTTTCGAGTGGTCCAGGGAATCCCAATAATGTTCGTAAGTCAGTCCTGGAAATGATTCGTAATGTCCAAACTAAAGTACCAATGTTTGCTATTGGACTGGGCCATGAATTATTTGGAATCGCCAACGGAGCAAATGTCCAGCAAATTCCAGTTGAACATCATGGCATGAACCATCCAATTCATGAAATCATTACTGACCACATTATCTATGCAACCCAGGCGGAGGGTTATCTAATTAATCGTAATTCAGTTGACCGCTCCCAGCTTTTTATTACGTATGTTGATATGCTTGATAATAGTGTTCAAGGGCTTCGTCATCGTCGTTACCCAGCATTTTCAGTTCAATTCTTTCCCGATGGTGCACCGGGGCCTGATGAAACTGATGGCTTATTTGATGAATTCATCGATACAATGAATAGGAGGGGAGATCGTCATTAA
- a CDS encoding ATP-grasp domain-containing protein has translation MEKLKSVLIIGAGANDVQHGDELDSAIYRVSRVFKQMRIKTILADDNPFSVSLENVDHGCIVPLRVESLVDIINKFHPDAILPTLGNRRAFELTQELLEKGIIRKENIQLLGIPEATIRQINSAVLLERTLRQMEAPVKKIVTVNNYQDALDEATKLGYPVIIRSVLPKSSSTRKIVHDRSELADAVKVCLSQSRAEQVVVQQSLAGYKEIEVVVQRDSSGTMMMLSMIEDMDPIGIHAGDSIAFNPVQTLLDRQIQDIRDTAFAITRKLRIVGTNHIQFALDTNSDRFYVIKSSPYFDRITAFVSQSTGYPIAQVTAQLYAGKHLRDIDLGENYIHHAALIEPTMDHIAARVPIWGFNDLPKASRLLGTEKRSVGTVFGIGRSTIEALFKAIESRYHEPADFHLAAQKQLTDDQLIAKIVHPEAGRLFVLIEAMQRGYSVNELAEMTKIDPFYFEQINKMRLLIREIADHPNKEPVLQKAKSYGLSNQLIARLWNTTPEQVYQMSIDHQLLTKYKEIEPSAGEFDQHTNSFYSAYEEENEISRTSQPSALVIGTGGLRLGLSNSGDYFVAMMLKELHNEGFNNVVVNSNPSSVTFDPELAKKRYIEPATIENILQILRIEQPQYLFIPTSYDKLLKSLQNYDLDVKIVIIPDELPTTAASSDKQRYSFNYVYDGNYAYSLGTMTDLFSPIALNYQSTALRYPADLPSSTYQNLNDQASIAVLKMEQPGLYQAIFEEDDGEFSLIKVQPLSLPEVAFLSKALHISLPGIFTQLFTGKFDKMLEPKPVSGIVNYRATFPFKALRVKGGIPARNRVIGAQMQFLGE, from the coding sequence ATGGAAAAGTTGAAATCAGTATTAATTATTGGAGCGGGAGCCAACGATGTTCAGCATGGAGATGAACTCGACTCTGCTATCTATCGGGTATCACGCGTTTTTAAACAAATGAGGATAAAGACTATCTTGGCAGACGATAACCCATTTTCGGTAAGCTTAGAAAATGTTGATCACGGTTGTATTGTCCCATTAAGAGTCGAGAGCCTAGTAGATATTATTAATAAATTTCATCCAGACGCAATCCTACCTACTTTAGGTAATCGTCGAGCTTTTGAGCTTACCCAAGAATTACTAGAAAAAGGGATTATTCGTAAAGAAAATATTCAACTGCTAGGGATTCCTGAAGCAACTATTCGTCAAATTAATAGTGCTGTTTTGCTTGAACGAACGCTTCGACAAATGGAAGCACCAGTTAAGAAAATCGTAACGGTTAATAATTATCAGGATGCTTTGGATGAGGCAACTAAACTAGGGTATCCAGTTATTATCAGGTCAGTATTACCTAAGAGTAGCAGTACGCGTAAAATTGTGCATGATCGAAGTGAATTGGCAGATGCAGTAAAGGTTTGCTTAAGCCAGTCGCGGGCAGAACAAGTAGTAGTTCAGCAAAGTCTTGCCGGCTATAAGGAAATTGAAGTCGTTGTTCAACGTGATAGTTCTGGAACAATGATGATGTTGTCAATGATTGAAGATATGGACCCAATCGGTATTCATGCTGGTGATTCAATTGCCTTCAATCCTGTCCAGACACTTCTCGATCGGCAGATTCAAGATATTCGGGATACGGCTTTTGCTATTACCCGCAAATTAAGAATTGTCGGCACGAACCATATTCAGTTTGCCCTTGATACAAACAGTGATCGTTTTTATGTCATTAAGAGCAGTCCATACTTTGATCGAATTACAGCATTTGTATCGCAGTCGACTGGTTACCCGATTGCTCAAGTAACAGCACAATTATATGCGGGAAAGCATCTGCGGGACATTGATCTTGGTGAAAATTATATTCATCATGCGGCTCTTATCGAACCAACAATGGATCATATTGCTGCACGGGTTCCAATATGGGGATTCAACGATTTACCAAAAGCTAGTCGTTTACTTGGAACAGAAAAGCGGTCGGTGGGGACGGTTTTTGGTATCGGCCGAAGTACTATTGAAGCACTTTTTAAGGCAATTGAATCCCGTTACCATGAACCAGCCGACTTTCATCTTGCCGCCCAGAAGCAATTGACTGATGACCAATTAATCGCTAAAATTGTCCACCCCGAAGCCGGTCGACTTTTTGTATTAATTGAAGCAATGCAGAGAGGGTACTCAGTTAATGAATTAGCAGAGATGACAAAGATTGATCCATTTTATTTTGAACAGATTAATAAAATGCGGTTATTGATTCGTGAAATTGCTGATCATCCAAATAAAGAGCCGGTTTTGCAAAAAGCTAAGAGTTACGGCTTGAGTAACCAACTTATTGCCAGACTGTGGAATACTACTCCTGAACAAGTTTATCAGATGAGTATAGACCACCAATTATTGACAAAGTATAAAGAAATCGAACCATCAGCTGGGGAGTTCGATCAGCATACTAATAGTTTTTACTCTGCTTACGAAGAAGAAAATGAAATTAGCCGAACTTCTCAACCAAGCGCCCTGGTGATTGGAACAGGCGGATTACGATTAGGTTTAAGTAATTCTGGTGATTACTTTGTTGCTATGATGTTAAAGGAGCTTCATAATGAAGGCTTTAATAATGTTGTGGTAAATTCAAACCCTAGTTCTGTCACTTTTGATCCAGAGTTAGCTAAAAAACGTTATATTGAACCGGCAACAATTGAAAATATCTTGCAAATATTACGGATAGAGCAACCCCAGTATTTATTTATTCCCACTAGTTATGATAAATTACTAAAATCGTTGCAGAATTATGATCTGGATGTAAAAATTGTTATAATTCCAGATGAATTGCCGACTACTGCTGCTAGTAGCGATAAGCAACGTTACTCCTTCAACTATGTCTATGATGGAAATTACGCTTATTCATTAGGGACAATGACTGATCTTTTTTCGCCAATTGCGTTAAATTATCAATCTACTGCTTTGCGCTACCCGGCTGATCTTCCTTCATCAACTTACCAAAATCTTAATGACCAGGCTAGTATTGCTGTATTAAAGATGGAACAGCCAGGGTTATATCAAGCAATTTTTGAAGAGGATGATGGGGAATTTAGTTTAATTAAAGTTCAACCATTGTCATTGCCAGAAGTAGCCTTTTTATCAAAAGCTCTTCATATTAGCTTACCAGGGATTTTTACTCAATTATTCACTGGTAAATTTGATAAGATGTTGGAGCCTAAACCGGTATCTGGGATTGTTAACTATCGTGCAACCTTCCCATTTAAGGCGTTGCGAGTTAAGGGAGGAATTCCTGCCCGTAACCGAGTTATTGGTGCTCAGATGCAATTTTTAGGAGAATAA
- a CDS encoding ribonuclease HI family protein — protein sequence MIKIFTDAATKGNPGPTGLGIIIIANHKQIQLAIPVDKESMDNHHGEFAAAHFGFKYLIDHFSNNETILFYTDSRILSDAIGKNYTKHYQKELAALNPLLQHFPTVVTQWIPESQNRGAHNLANQALHKIE from the coding sequence ATGATCAAAATCTTTACAGATGCTGCAACAAAAGGAAACCCGGGCCCTACTGGTTTGGGAATAATAATAATTGCCAATCATAAGCAAATTCAGCTTGCAATCCCAGTAGATAAGGAAAGCATGGATAATCACCATGGCGAATTCGCTGCAGCTCACTTTGGATTTAAATATTTAATTGATCACTTTAGTAATAATGAAACAATCCTATTTTATACTGATAGCCGTATCTTAAGTGACGCAATCGGCAAAAATTATACAAAACATTACCAAAAAGAATTAGCAGCATTAAATCCTCTTCTCCAACACTTTCCAACAGTTGTTACCCAGTGGATTCCTGAAAGCCAAAATCGTGGAGCACATAATTTAGCAAATCAGGCCCTCCATAAAATAGAGTGA
- the lspA gene encoding signal peptidase II produces MLLGIAIEIILILTICDQLLKSWVASSIVLGGSKQLIPGIIELTNLRNSGAAWSIFEGQQTFFTIITIIAIIVVGYFIWQYRKNVPMLIGLSLIMAGTIGNFIDRLRQGYVVDMFETTFINFPIFNIADMCLTIGVIWLIICILKEKD; encoded by the coding sequence TTGTTACTGGGGATCGCTATTGAAATTATTTTAATTTTAACAATTTGTGACCAATTATTAAAATCTTGGGTTGCTTCTTCAATTGTTCTTGGTGGTAGTAAGCAGTTAATTCCTGGTATTATTGAGTTAACTAATTTACGAAATTCAGGGGCTGCTTGGAGCATTTTTGAAGGGCAACAAACTTTTTTTACCATTATAACTATTATTGCGATTATTGTAGTTGGTTACTTTATCTGGCAGTACCGTAAAAATGTTCCTATGCTAATTGGCTTATCATTGATTATGGCAGGAACAATTGGCAACTTTATCGATCGGTTAAGACAAGGGTATGTTGTGGACATGTTTGAAACAACATTTATTAATTTTCCAATTTTTAACATCGCGGATATGTGCTTAACAATTGGCGTAATCTGGCTAATAATTTGCATCTTAAAGGAGAAAGACTAA
- a CDS encoding RluA family pseudouridine synthase, protein MSEELELTIDGEMVGRIDKQLGHHFDQFSRSQIQHWIEDGHVLVNGKQVKPKYKLLVGDHVQIIPEEPQKVDLAPEDIPLDIVYEDDDVIVVNKPQGMVVHPAPGHPDHTIVNALLYHSPLSTINGEFRPGIVHRIDKDTSGLLMVAKNDMAHRSLTAQLKAKTNKREYVALVHGVIKEDKGTIDAPLGRSLKDRKKQAVVVDGRHAVTHFNVLERFKNYTLVACQLETGRTHQIRVHMKYIGHPLAGDPLYGPRKTLTGNGQYLHARLLGFKHPRTGKEMVFTAPLPAYFVKMLEHLRKTDQ, encoded by the coding sequence ATGTCTGAAGAATTAGAATTAACAATTGATGGTGAGATGGTGGGAAGGATTGATAAGCAGCTTGGTCATCACTTTGATCAATTTTCCCGATCACAAATTCAACATTGGATAGAAGATGGTCACGTCCTTGTTAATGGCAAACAGGTAAAGCCTAAATATAAGTTGCTTGTAGGTGATCACGTCCAAATCATTCCAGAAGAACCACAAAAAGTTGATTTAGCACCTGAGGATATTCCTCTTGATATTGTATATGAAGATGATGATGTTATTGTCGTTAATAAACCGCAGGGGATGGTCGTTCATCCAGCACCAGGCCATCCAGACCATACGATTGTGAATGCTCTTTTATATCATTCCCCATTGTCAACTATTAATGGAGAATTTCGACCAGGGATTGTTCATCGGATTGATAAGGATACCTCAGGACTATTGATGGTAGCCAAAAATGATATGGCGCACCGGTCTTTGACAGCTCAATTAAAGGCAAAAACTAATAAACGAGAATATGTTGCGCTTGTGCATGGGGTTATAAAAGAAGATAAAGGAACAATTGATGCTCCATTGGGTCGCTCATTAAAAGACCGTAAGAAACAGGCAGTTGTAGTTGATGGACGTCATGCGGTAACCCATTTTAATGTGTTAGAACGGTTTAAGAATTATACCTTAGTTGCTTGTCAGCTAGAAACGGGACGAACCCATCAGATTCGTGTTCATATGAAATATATCGGTCATCCACTGGCAGGAGATCCGTTGTATGGGCCCCGAAAAACACTTACCGGCAATGGCCAATATTTACATGCTCGTTTGTTGGGCTTTAAACACCCCCGAACTGGTAAAGAAATGGTTTTTACGGCTCCATTACCAGCTTATTTTGTAAAAATGCTTGAACATTTACGCAAGACCGACCAATAA
- a CDS encoding EbsA family protein, with product MTFIIMEEETRYFYQPDLTGTIISWCWTFLFFIAGLVIWLEITHFQWLSALFFAVFVILALLEWRRRTVVITPTKMVFNRLLQKQYLVIPISDIRQPEFTKHTVTITVNGEVMSFTFTTKAIARLKLALKQQGVQ from the coding sequence ATGACATTTATAATTATGGAAGAAGAAACTCGTTATTTTTACCAACCAGACCTTACGGGGACAATTATTAGCTGGTGTTGGACTTTTCTCTTCTTTATTGCCGGTCTCGTAATTTGGCTTGAAATTACTCATTTTCAGTGGCTCAGCGCGCTCTTTTTTGCAGTTTTTGTAATCCTTGCCTTATTAGAATGGCGGCGACGAACTGTAGTAATCACTCCGACTAAAATGGTATTTAATCGCTTGTTACAAAAACAGTACCTCGTTATCCCAATCTCTGATATTCGTCAGCCAGAGTTTACCAAGCATACGGTAACAATTACTGTGAATGGAGAGGTAATGAGTTTTACCTTTACCACCAAAGCAATTGCACGTTTGAAATTAGCATTGAAACAACAGGGGGTTCAATAA